One Mobula birostris isolate sMobBir1 chromosome 4, sMobBir1.hap1, whole genome shotgun sequence DNA window includes the following coding sequences:
- the LOC140195838 gene encoding extracellular calcium-sensing receptor-like: protein MIFAIEEINRNGNLLPGIALGYEILDDCSSPTIASEAALELINGEDSIEYPECRGSSKVAAIIGCDKSTHSIVTARAVGLFGVPLISYYSTCSCLSDKREYPTFLRTVPSDQYQSKLLAELVRTFGWTWIGTIRSNTDYGNFGMQGFVEHVEKSGVCIAYSESFYRTDPPEKISKIVQVIKQASTKVVVAFVQGGDMRILLNEIWRQNVTGIQWIGSEGWVTRNLLPPAERAIYLAGTIGPATRRTEIDDLRAFLHNVHPSNFPGNILVTEFWETLFTCSFTTDDGTSPGNSSDAIRQCSGKEKMDNIENNYLPAIMDGSSYHVYKAVYSIAHALRDMLTCEEGNGPFTNNTCAQLSNFQPWQLLHYLRTVNFTAKTGETVYFDVNGDPVPRYEFVNLQTNLKGRVDIINIGYYDGTAPPGHELMINIGDIMWSTEGNTIPRAICSEPCLPGTRRVSRKGQPICCFDCTDCADGEISNVTDATDCIKCPSEYWPNQAKTQCVLKNVEFLSFRELLGFVLVTLALVGMCLTSATAAIFYRYRDTPMVKANNSELSFLLLFALLLCFICSLTFIGEPSGWSCILRRTAFGVVFALCISCILGKTILVLVAFKATFPNSSVMKWFGPAQQRLGVFLLTFFQGLVCIVWLSVSPPYPLKNMNYYRNIIILECDVGAWTAFYVVSAYIALLSVLCLVLAFFARKLPDNFNDAKYITFSMLIFSAVWITFIPAYVSSPGKYTVAVEVFAIWASSFGLLVCIFAPKCYIILLKPDINTKKHMMAKGTSQ from the exons ATGATTTTTGCCATTGAAGAAATAAATCGGAATGGGAATCTCTTGCCGGGGATCGCACTGGGGTATGAAATCCTCGATGACTGCTCATCCCCCACGATCGCGTCTGAAGCAGCGCTAGAGTTGATCAACGGAGAAGATTCAATTGAATATCCGGAATGTAGAGGCTCCTCTAAGGTCGCTGCCATTATTGGCTGCGATAAATCTACACACTCCATCGTAACCGCAAGAGCAGTCGGATTATTTGGGGTTCCGCTG ATTAGTTACTACTCCACCTGCTCCTGTCTCAGCGATAAGAGAGAATACCCCACGTTTTTGAGAACCGTTCCCAGCGACCAGTACCAGTCCAAACTCCTTGCTGAATTGGTGAGAACATTTGGCTGGACATGGATTGGAACGATCAGAAGTAATACCGATTACGGTAACTTCGGAATGCAAGGATTTGTGGAACATGTGGAAAAGTCTGGGGTTTGCATTGCCTACTCTGAGTCTTTTTACAGGACCGACCCGCCAGAAAAAATCAGTAAAATTGTCCAGGTGATTAAACAGGCGTCTACTAAAGTAGTCGTGGCCTTTGTCCAAGGTGGTGATATGAGAATTTTGTTGAACGAGATTTGGCGTCAAAATGTAACCGGTATTCAGTGGATTGGAAGTGAAGGGTGGGTGACAAGAAATCTTCTTCCGCCTGCAGAAAGGGCAATTTATCTCGCCGGGACTATAGGTCCGGCCACACGCAGGACAGAGATAGATGATCTCAGAGCTTTTCTTCATAACGTCCATCCTTCTAATTTTCCTGGCAATATTCTGGTAACTGAGTTTTGGGAAACTTTATTCACCTGTTCTTTTACTACAGACGACGGGACAAGCCCGGGAAATTCCTCAGATGCTATTCGGCAATGCTCAGGGAAGGAGAAAATGGATAACATAGAAAATAACTATCTTCCGGCGATAATGGACGGGAGCTCTTACCACGTGTACAAAGCTGTATACTCCATCGCTCACGCACTCCGCGATATGTTAACCTGCGAAGAAGGAAACGGACCCTTTACGAATAACACCTGTGCGCAACTTTCAAACTTCCAGCCGTGGCAG TTACTGCACTACCTGCGCACAGTGAATTTCACAGCCAAGACGGGTGAAACCGTATACTTTGATGTAAATGGAGACCCAGTGCCAAGATACGAATTCGTGAACTTGCAAACGAATTTGAAGGGTAGAGTTGACATTATAAACATTGGGTATTATGATGGCACGGCTCCGCCAGGTCACGAACTGATGATTAATATCGGGGATATCATGTGGAGCACGGAGGGAAATACG atccCCCGAGCAATTTGTTCAGAACCCTGCCTTCCTGGGACAAGAAGAGTCAGCCGGAAAGGGCAGCCGATATGTTGTTTTGACTGTACAGATTGTGCAGATGGTGAAATTAGCAACGTCACTG ATGCCACAGATTGCATCAAGTGCCCCTCGGAATACTGGCCCAATCAAGCAAAAACCCAATGTGTCCTCAAGAATGTTGAGTTCCTTTCCTTTCGAGAACTTCTAGGGTTTGTATTAGTGACGCTTGCTCTTGTGGGAATGTGTCTTACATCGGCCACAGCTGCAATTTTTTACAGGTATCGAGACACTCCCATGGTCAAAGCGAACAACTCCGAGCTCAGCTTCCTGCTCCTCTTCGCCCTCCTGCTTTGCTTCATTTGCTCGCTCACCTTCATTGGagaaccgtccggctggtcttgCATATTGCGCCGCACAGCTTTCGGAGTTGTGTTCGCTCTCTGTATTTCCTGCATTTTGGGCAAAACCATTCTTGTATTGGTTGCATTTAAAGCAACTTTTCCGAATAGTAGTGTGATGAAATGGTTTGGGCCGGCGCAGCAACGTCTGGGCGTCTTCCTCCTTACATTTTTCCAAGGTTTAGTTTGCATTGTCTGGCTAAGTGTGTCACCTCCCTACCCCCTGAAAAACATGAACTATTACAGGAACATCATTATTCTGGAATGTGACGTCGGCGCATGGACCGCCTTTTACGTAGTCTCggcctatattgctctgttgtctgTCCTGTGTTTAGTGCTTGCATTCTTTGCTCGGAAACTCCCGGACAATTTCAACGACGCCAAGTACATCACCTTCAGCATGCTGATCTTTTCCGCTGTTTGGATAACTTTTATTCCGGCCTATGTGAGCTCTCCAGGAAAGTACACTGTGGCTGTTGAAGTGTTTGCTATCTGGGCATCGAGCTTCGGTCTGCTTGTGTGTATATTTGCACCGAAATGCTACATTATCTTACTGAAACCGGACATTAATACAAAGAAACATATGATGGCTAAAGGGACATCACAGTAA